From one Geoalkalibacter halelectricus genomic stretch:
- a CDS encoding FG-GAP-like repeat-containing protein → MPRAILRSGTLIAAISLFFGVIWQAGAAAAASAPVITSIGRISEGLSVPTDLALDSAGNLYVAEPRSELVLRFNKYGEPAGSYGPLPVAATCVAVSPDGKVLYAGGKTMVLRIDAQSGELLGYLGSGGPEEFGMAYALAVDAQGYVYVADGEAKNISVYAPGGGLHFRFGTPGVGPGQFANIAALGFDPGRDEIHVADNFSQGASIDPKVQVFSKSGALLRTLLGKSAFGSPALTAFGGMAFDDKGRGYFLDSLKGEIRVLRLPNTYLSFYRQVGYGPGQLATPLTAVYDAEYGRLLVLCADGRIEILGIDGGTMPVRVNNPPSAPVPISPLGGSQVATALPTLTFTNSLDPDDDILTYTVEVYRHEALVAAISDIVEHAGESTSLTLTAALEENAGYQWRVQAFDGEAHSPWSSQETFYVNAVQEPPGIPELIRPLHGELMEGEGVLEWTAVTDPDPFDQVHYWLEIATEADFAAPLISIALEQTAISLSEIPDYEVLEQGVLYRWRVRGVDNHGLASDPSETGAFTYGATILRIESSLSGARVYLGGNHAYPGRYVGETPLTLRDIPDGDYALVVQMPGFEPHVAALSVAPGLSVLHEAELVPQLLPGNFVLRALAADVSPGEGTPFLVDLDGDGRLDLLMGDQAGRILLLRGIDSARDLPAFAPGQPLDLPLIPGAAPFVVDWNNNDLPDLLVGGADGSVVLFVNQGLEGALRFDQGTYLVAATGPVDVGGMAVPFVADLNGNGKKDLLVGGAEGQVFAFFNQGSDAQPQLGPPQPWFHLEGARSPFRADLTGDGSWELLIAVDGDIRAFARDAQGHWQELEEPRLAVEEGQRRGGVGVGLERLPEVALGKGGKGVQKGRRSLILMPDIYRFFLADLDGRGGKDVIFVDENHDLQLLQSQGSVPVPVFWQTLAEKAVRIAASLDGAAQIKALALAAAVGDKHLAQALALASELAVEAADQSETAAAVSEIKAVLQRVE, encoded by the coding sequence ATGCCCAGGGCCATATTGAGATCAGGCACGCTGATTGCCGCCATTTCGCTGTTCTTCGGAGTGATTTGGCAGGCCGGCGCCGCGGCAGCCGCTTCGGCTCCGGTCATAACCTCCATCGGACGGATCAGCGAAGGATTGTCGGTGCCCACCGACCTGGCCCTCGATTCCGCCGGCAATCTCTACGTTGCCGAGCCGCGATCGGAACTGGTGCTGCGCTTTAATAAGTACGGCGAGCCGGCGGGTAGTTATGGGCCCTTACCGGTGGCGGCGACCTGCGTGGCGGTCAGCCCCGACGGCAAGGTGCTTTACGCCGGCGGCAAAACCATGGTGTTGCGCATCGATGCTCAGAGCGGCGAACTGCTTGGCTATCTGGGCAGCGGCGGACCCGAAGAGTTCGGCATGGCCTACGCTCTCGCCGTCGATGCCCAAGGCTACGTCTACGTCGCCGATGGCGAGGCGAAAAACATCAGCGTCTACGCGCCCGGGGGAGGGCTGCACTTTCGTTTCGGCACCCCCGGAGTCGGCCCCGGACAGTTCGCCAACATCGCCGCCCTGGGGTTTGATCCGGGCCGCGATGAAATCCACGTCGCCGATAATTTCAGCCAGGGCGCGAGCATTGATCCCAAGGTTCAAGTTTTCAGCAAGAGCGGCGCGCTGCTGCGCACCCTGCTGGGGAAAAGCGCGTTCGGTTCGCCGGCCCTGACCGCATTTGGCGGCATGGCCTTCGACGACAAGGGGCGCGGCTACTTCCTCGATTCGCTCAAAGGCGAAATCCGCGTACTGCGTCTGCCTAACACCTATTTGTCTTTCTACCGCCAGGTGGGCTACGGCCCCGGCCAGTTGGCCACCCCCCTGACGGCCGTCTACGACGCCGAATATGGGCGCCTGCTGGTGCTGTGCGCCGACGGTCGCATTGAAATCCTCGGCATTGACGGCGGCACCATGCCGGTGCGCGTCAACAATCCACCCTCGGCACCGGTGCCCATTTCTCCCCTGGGTGGCAGCCAGGTTGCGACGGCGTTGCCGACCCTGACCTTCACCAATTCCCTGGATCCTGATGACGATATCCTGACTTACACCGTCGAGGTTTATCGTCATGAGGCCCTGGTTGCGGCCATTTCCGACATCGTCGAGCACGCCGGAGAGTCCACCAGCCTTACCCTGACCGCCGCCCTGGAGGAAAACGCCGGCTACCAATGGCGAGTCCAGGCCTTTGACGGCGAGGCTCACAGCCCCTGGAGTTCCCAGGAAACCTTCTATGTGAACGCGGTTCAGGAGCCGCCCGGGATTCCCGAGCTGATTCGTCCCCTGCACGGCGAGTTGATGGAAGGCGAGGGGGTGCTGGAGTGGACGGCGGTGACCGATCCCGATCCCTTCGACCAGGTACACTACTGGCTGGAGATCGCCACGGAAGCTGATTTCGCCGCGCCGCTCATCAGCATCGCCCTGGAGCAGACGGCCATTTCCCTCAGCGAGATTCCCGATTACGAGGTCCTGGAGCAGGGTGTACTTTACCGGTGGCGGGTGCGCGGCGTGGACAACCACGGCCTGGCCTCCGACCCCAGCGAAACGGGCGCCTTCACCTACGGCGCCACCATCCTGCGCATCGAAAGCAGTCTCAGCGGCGCGCGGGTCTATCTGGGCGGCAATCATGCCTACCCGGGGCGCTACGTCGGCGAGACCCCCCTGACCTTGCGGGATATCCCGGACGGCGACTACGCCCTGGTGGTCCAAATGCCGGGCTTTGAGCCTCACGTGGCGGCCCTGAGCGTCGCGCCGGGTCTCAGCGTTCTCCATGAAGCCGAGCTGGTGCCTCAACTCCTGCCTGGAAATTTCGTTCTGCGGGCTCTGGCCGCGGATGTTTCACCCGGCGAGGGTACACCATTTCTGGTTGATCTTGACGGTGACGGCAGGCTGGATCTGCTCATGGGTGATCAGGCCGGGCGCATCCTGTTGCTGCGCGGGATTGACAGCGCGCGGGATTTGCCCGCCTTCGCCCCTGGACAGCCCCTGGATCTGCCCCTGATCCCCGGCGCGGCGCCCTTCGTGGTCGATTGGAACAACAACGATCTGCCCGATCTGTTGGTCGGCGGGGCCGACGGCAGTGTGGTGCTGTTTGTCAACCAGGGGCTGGAAGGCGCCTTGCGTTTTGACCAGGGAACTTATCTGGTCGCCGCAACCGGGCCGGTGGATGTGGGGGGAATGGCCGTACCCTTCGTCGCCGATCTCAACGGCAATGGCAAAAAGGATTTGCTGGTCGGCGGCGCGGAGGGGCAAGTTTTTGCCTTTTTCAACCAGGGCAGCGACGCGCAGCCCCAATTGGGTCCGCCCCAGCCGTGGTTCCATCTTGAAGGGGCGCGCAGTCCCTTCCGGGCCGACCTGACCGGTGATGGTTCATGGGAATTGCTGATCGCCGTCGACGGAGACATCCGGGCATTCGCCCGCGATGCGCAGGGGCACTGGCAAGAGCTTGAGGAACCGCGCCTGGCGGTGGAGGAAGGCCAGCGGCGCGGCGGGGTCGGCGTCGGCTTGGAGCGGTTGCCCGAAGTCGCCCTTGGCAAGGGCGGCAAAGGCGTTCAAAAAGGGCGCCGGTCCCTCATCCTGATGCCCGACATCTATCGCTTTTTCCTCGCCGACCTCGACGGGCGCGGCGGCAAGGATGTGATTTTTGTCGATGAAAACCATGATCTGCAGTTGCTGCAAAGTCAAGGGAGCGTGCCGGTGCCGGTTTTCTGGCAGACCCTGGCGGAAAAGGCGGTCCGGATTGCCGCGAGCCTGGATGGCGCAGCCCAAATCAAGGCCCTGGCTCTCGCCGCTGCCGTGGGGGATAAGCACTTGGCCCAGGCCCTGGCCCTGGCGTCGGAGTTGGCGGTGGAAGCTGCCGACCAGTCGGAAACCGCCGCTGCTGTCAGTGAGATTAAAGCGGTGCTGCAAAGAGTGGAATAG
- a CDS encoding carboxypeptidase-like regulatory domain-containing protein: MTLVRFFLPLLLLLFLPQQVPAEEDTGQLIGRIQVEGVETYRGVASVWDVAGGKVPDPRRYIVIPSAMAALEADGSFALRVAPGTYYLGAIVRFTPGPPLGPPRPGDRVFLSPGGEGDYFKVEVRAGETVDVGTRSGGWEYEGFAPEADHGIRGIVRDTAGEPVADLLVFGFADPSMSLQPVGVSDRTDAQGRYLLRLDRPQPVFLRVRESYGGGPLMGGGYVGVYGGAEPRAVRVPEEGIVEGIDIEVIQLPPAGTEERRPSRPEQPPVDPGKQ, encoded by the coding sequence ATGACCCTGGTACGTTTTTTCCTTCCCCTGCTCCTTTTACTTTTCCTACCCCAACAAGTACCGGCTGAAGAGGATACCGGCCAGCTGATCGGACGCATTCAGGTGGAGGGCGTCGAGACCTATCGCGGCGTCGCTTCCGTCTGGGATGTCGCTGGCGGCAAGGTTCCCGATCCCCGCCGCTACATCGTCATTCCCTCGGCCATGGCGGCCTTGGAGGCGGACGGTTCCTTCGCGCTGAGGGTCGCGCCCGGCACCTATTATCTTGGTGCCATCGTGCGCTTCACCCCGGGGCCGCCCCTGGGCCCACCGCGCCCCGGCGACCGGGTGTTCCTCAGCCCCGGAGGAGAGGGTGATTATTTCAAGGTCGAAGTGCGTGCGGGAGAGACAGTGGATGTCGGTACGCGCTCGGGCGGGTGGGAGTATGAAGGTTTCGCGCCCGAGGCCGATCACGGCATTCGCGGCATCGTGCGCGATACGGCGGGTGAGCCGGTGGCCGATCTGCTGGTGTTCGGCTTTGCCGATCCGAGCATGTCCCTGCAGCCGGTGGGAGTCTCCGACCGCACCGACGCGCAAGGGCGCTACTTGCTGCGCCTCGATCGACCCCAGCCGGTGTTTCTGCGCGTGCGCGAATCCTACGGTGGCGGACCTCTCATGGGTGGCGGCTATGTCGGTGTCTACGGCGGTGCCGAGCCGCGCGCGGTGCGGGTTCCCGAGGAGGGCATCGTGGAAGGCATCGACATCGAAGTGATCCAGCTGCCGCCCGCCGGTACCGAGGAGCGCCGCCCCAGCCGCCCGGAGCAACCCCCGGTGGACCCAGGGAAGCAATGA
- a CDS encoding HAD-IA family hydrolase yields the protein MAVALRSYLLDLDGTLVDSLADLAGAVNALRVELGLPPLDLTRVRAYVGDGARMLVTRALPPDLFSEENLARFLALYRHRLLDHTRPYPGIETFLDAHAPQQLAVVTNKPLQLSLELLRGLGLAQRFAVILGGDSCAAKKPDPLPVLEALRRLGAEPRNSVMIGDHHTDLRAGQAAGTATCFCAWGYGHDAGLSPDFRAELPDDLPRLFPGARA from the coding sequence ATGGCCGTCGCGTTGCGCAGCTATTTGCTGGATCTCGACGGCACCCTGGTTGATTCCCTGGCCGACCTGGCCGGCGCCGTCAATGCCCTGCGCGTAGAACTGGGTCTGCCGCCGCTGGACCTGACCAGGGTGCGCGCCTATGTCGGCGATGGCGCCCGAATGCTGGTGACGCGCGCCCTGCCGCCGGACCTCTTCAGCGAGGAGAATTTGGCGCGTTTTCTAGCCCTATACCGCCACCGCCTGCTCGACCACACCCGGCCCTACCCAGGGATCGAAACCTTTTTGGACGCCCATGCGCCGCAGCAGCTCGCGGTCGTCACCAACAAACCGCTCCAGCTAAGCCTTGAGCTGCTGCGCGGCCTGGGCCTGGCGCAGCGCTTCGCCGTGATTCTCGGCGGCGACAGCTGCGCGGCGAAGAAACCCGATCCGCTGCCGGTTCTCGAGGCCCTGCGCCGCCTGGGAGCGGAGCCGCGCAACTCGGTGATGATCGGCGACCATCACACCGATTTGCGCGCCGGTCAGGCCGCCGGGACCGCCACCTGTTTCTGCGCCTGGGGTTACGGCCACGACGCCGGCCTCTCGCCCGACTTTCGCGCCGAGCTGCCGGACGATCTCCCGCGCCTGTTTCCCGGGGCGCGGGCGTGA
- a CDS encoding sodium-dependent transporter yields MNQTAPRSLWATRLGFILAAAGSAVGLGNIWKFPYVVGENGGGAFVLVYLACILLVGLPIMMAEFMIGRHTRRDAVGAFVQLQGKRSPWVAAGWVSVTAAFLILSYYSVVAGWTLDYVFRALRGSFSGLPAETIEGMFDGLIADGPRQILWHLAFIALCLGIVIGGVQKGIERWSKILMPVLLALLALLFMNGMLSPGAWEGITFMFRPDFDKLTAGSVLEAMGHAFFTLSLGMAAMITYGSYLNRNEDLLGSSVRIVGLDVLIAIMAGLAIFPIVFSVGMEPGAGPGLIFKTIPVVFSRIPGGFVLAIVFFLLLAFAALTSAISLLEAQVAYLIDERGWGRKRATTFLAGLAFVVGLPTALSYNSLAEWHLIGERTFFDSADLLASNYLLPISGLLVSIYVGWFWSGTEEKEELVAGGSGWVYPLWHFAIRFIAPTAIALVLFFKMRETGLFAWVGSLF; encoded by the coding sequence ATGAACCAGACCGCTCCACGCTCCCTGTGGGCCACCCGCCTGGGTTTTATCCTCGCCGCCGCCGGTAGTGCCGTCGGCCTCGGCAACATCTGGAAATTCCCCTACGTGGTCGGGGAAAACGGCGGCGGTGCCTTTGTCCTGGTCTATCTCGCCTGCATCCTGCTGGTCGGCCTGCCCATCATGATGGCCGAATTCATGATCGGCCGCCACACGCGCCGCGACGCCGTGGGCGCTTTCGTGCAACTACAGGGCAAACGCTCACCCTGGGTCGCGGCAGGCTGGGTCAGCGTCACCGCCGCGTTTCTGATCCTGTCCTATTATTCCGTGGTGGCGGGCTGGACCCTCGACTACGTGTTCCGCGCCTTGCGCGGCAGCTTCAGCGGGCTGCCCGCCGAAACCATCGAGGGCATGTTCGATGGACTGATCGCAGACGGGCCGCGCCAGATCCTCTGGCACCTGGCATTCATCGCTCTGTGCCTGGGCATCGTCATCGGCGGGGTGCAAAAGGGCATCGAGCGCTGGAGCAAGATCCTGATGCCCGTGCTGTTGGCACTGCTGGCACTGCTGTTCATGAACGGCATGCTCAGTCCGGGCGCCTGGGAGGGCATCACCTTCATGTTCCGCCCCGACTTCGACAAACTCACCGCGGGATCGGTCCTCGAGGCCATGGGCCATGCCTTTTTCACCCTCTCCCTGGGCATGGCGGCGATGATCACCTACGGCTCCTATCTCAACCGCAACGAGGATCTGCTCGGTTCGAGCGTGCGCATCGTCGGCCTCGACGTGCTGATCGCCATCATGGCGGGCCTGGCCATCTTTCCCATCGTCTTTTCCGTGGGCATGGAGCCGGGCGCGGGCCCCGGGCTGATCTTCAAAACCATTCCGGTGGTCTTTTCCCGAATTCCCGGCGGCTTTGTCCTGGCCATCGTGTTTTTTCTACTCCTCGCCTTCGCCGCCCTCACCAGCGCCATCTCCCTTCTGGAGGCCCAGGTGGCCTATCTCATCGACGAACGAGGCTGGGGACGCAAGCGCGCCACCACCTTTCTCGCCGGCCTGGCCTTCGTGGTCGGCCTGCCCACCGCCCTGTCCTACAATTCCCTGGCCGAGTGGCACCTGATCGGGGAGCGCACTTTCTTCGATTCCGCCGACCTGCTCGCCTCCAACTATCTGCTGCCCATCAGTGGCCTGCTGGTTTCCATCTACGTAGGCTGGTTCTGGAGCGGCACCGAGGAGAAGGAAGAGCTGGTCGCCGGCGGCTCCGGTTGGGTTTATCCCCTGTGGCATTTCGCCATTCGCTTCATCGCGCCCACGGCCATCGCCCTGGTGTTGTTCTTCAAGATGCGCGAGACGGGACTGTTCGCCTGGGTCGGGAGTCTGTTCTGA
- a CDS encoding YggS family pyridoxal phosphate-dependent enzyme translates to MNIAANLQQIRAEIAAACLRAARDPEAVRLVAVSKTKSAAAISEAATAGQRIFGESYVQEFLDKSPEVRQAVEWHFVGHLQSNKVKYLRDRVTLIHSVDRLSLAREIDRQWARCEHPLAVLMQVNLGDEDSKSGIAPDQAADLARAIAALPHLRLRGLMTLPPYFDDPEEVRPFFRRLRLLADEIAALALPGVRMEELSMGMSHDFTVAIEEGATLVRIGTAIFGSRS, encoded by the coding sequence ATGAACATTGCCGCAAACCTGCAACAGATCCGCGCCGAAATTGCCGCGGCCTGCCTGCGCGCCGCACGCGACCCCGAGGCGGTGCGCCTGGTTGCCGTCTCCAAGACCAAATCCGCCGCGGCCATCAGCGAAGCCGCCACGGCGGGACAAAGGATTTTCGGCGAGAGTTACGTCCAGGAATTTCTCGACAAGTCCCCCGAGGTGCGCCAGGCGGTGGAATGGCATTTCGTCGGCCATCTGCAGAGCAACAAGGTCAAATACCTGCGCGACCGTGTCACCCTGATCCACAGCGTCGATCGTCTGTCCCTGGCCCGTGAAATCGACCGCCAGTGGGCGCGCTGCGAACATCCCCTCGCCGTACTGATGCAAGTCAACCTCGGTGACGAGGACAGCAAGTCGGGCATCGCGCCCGATCAGGCCGCCGACCTGGCGCGCGCCATCGCCGCCTTGCCGCACTTACGCCTGCGCGGTCTGATGACCCTGCCGCCCTATTTCGACGACCCCGAGGAAGTGCGCCCTTTTTTCCGGCGCCTGCGCCTGCTGGCCGATGAGATCGCCGCCCTGGCGCTGCCCGGCGTGCGCATGGAGGAGCTGTCCATGGGCATGAGCCATGATTTCACCGTGGCCATCGAGGAGGGCGCCACCCTGGTGCGCATCGGCACCGCGATCTTCGGGTCACGCTCCTGA
- a CDS encoding Maf family protein, giving the protein MPNPAPRLFHNLPQTLILASASPRRRELLASLGLEFSVVPSRAEETPLDDEPPRAHVLRLSHDKALEVARRDEVAGRWFLGSDTIVVQDGQLLGKPADDAQAADMLRALQGRRHEVYSGFAVHDRHTGQTLCESQCTRVRFRELTAVEIAGYIATGEPRDKAGAYAIQGLGAYLVRDIEGSYTNVVGLPLSEVVDVLLTLGAIVPAA; this is encoded by the coding sequence TTGCCCAACCCCGCCCCCAGACTCTTCCACAATCTTCCCCAAACCCTGATTCTGGCTTCGGCCTCGCCGCGCCGTCGGGAACTTCTGGCCTCCCTGGGCCTGGAGTTTTCCGTGGTGCCGAGCCGCGCGGAGGAAACGCCCCTGGATGACGAACCTCCCCGCGCCCACGTGCTGCGCCTGAGCCACGACAAGGCCCTGGAGGTTGCCCGCCGCGACGAGGTCGCGGGCCGTTGGTTTCTCGGCAGCGACACCATCGTCGTGCAGGATGGCCAACTCCTCGGCAAACCCGCCGACGACGCCCAGGCGGCCGATATGCTGCGCGCCCTGCAAGGCCGCCGCCACGAAGTCTACTCCGGCTTCGCCGTGCATGACCGCCACACGGGTCAGACCCTGTGCGAATCGCAATGCACCCGAGTGCGCTTCCGGGAGTTGACAGCCGTGGAGATCGCGGGTTACATTGCCACCGGTGAGCCCCGCGACAAAGCCGGTGCCTATGCCATCCAGGGGCTGGGAGCCTACCTGGTGCGAGACATCGAGGGCAGCTATACCAATGTCGTCGGGCTGCCCTTGAGCGAAGTCGTGGATGTCCTGCTGACCCTGGGGGCCATCGTTCCGGCCGCCTGA
- a CDS encoding diguanylate cyclase, with protein sequence MGRETSTMDDLTALSPMELLESLQTFGFLAPYSLALYCEIRGLICPERQRFNLFGPCGQSPLCDDQCRPHHENALTQTINRNQPNVFRCKSGLLNFIVPFKLGRAPTCCLLGGGIRAADFNLAATDHPSLPRKLNELGLAEAIEQLPVRTEDELLEVARQTAQLLTELRPESLLGLAFEKTMTRFNAIVAMLPAFDRASSSEDVWHLVGETLTVLFDLPRAGVILTGAREPRPALRCLGQWLENPVPLSDEQISLLLGAGNQRRFYLEDEDSLKTLPQVKGDLVHCLSLMAADQSRGTLAIFDADLAPRDLLLIELLAGRAAMRLTRLEQEREQQLEAGISAQIIQMISDLSLLDRREVLFQRILDLSAELLCASKGSLMVLDEDGENLYIAAGRGMNPELARNMKVRVGHGIAGRVVSNGHPLLVNDIEKDDRIRSTNRPRFRTKSFISIPLKVQGEIFAVLNLSDKESQACFDDTDLRMLCSFAPHFSALIERTASLERAAAMEELSITDPLTSLYNRRFLERRLEEEISRSLRQNLSLTLVMLDLDNFKHYNDLCGHLAGDKALKRTARILRHSAREMDIVTRFGGEEFCILLPGTSKKESLLVAERIRHAIEKESYLREQDLPSGKLTASMGIASFPGDGNTPRTLINAADIALYRAKSEGRNRSVLFDLSLRADQASSA encoded by the coding sequence ATGGGCCGAGAAACCTCCACCATGGATGACCTGACAGCGCTCAGTCCCATGGAATTGCTGGAGTCTCTTCAGACCTTCGGCTTTCTTGCGCCCTATTCCCTGGCCCTGTATTGTGAAATTCGCGGGCTGATCTGTCCGGAGCGCCAGCGGTTCAACCTTTTCGGGCCCTGCGGCCAATCGCCCCTGTGCGACGATCAGTGTCGCCCCCACCACGAAAACGCCCTGACGCAGACCATCAACCGCAACCAACCGAACGTGTTTCGCTGCAAAAGCGGCCTGCTCAACTTCATCGTTCCCTTCAAACTCGGCCGTGCGCCCACCTGCTGTCTGCTGGGTGGCGGCATCCGCGCCGCCGATTTTAACCTCGCGGCGACCGATCACCCGAGCCTGCCCAGGAAACTCAACGAACTCGGCCTAGCCGAGGCCATCGAACAACTGCCCGTGCGCACCGAGGACGAACTGCTCGAAGTGGCCCGGCAAACCGCGCAACTGCTGACCGAACTTCGCCCCGAGAGCCTATTAGGCCTGGCCTTTGAGAAAACCATGACGCGCTTCAACGCCATCGTCGCCATGCTGCCGGCGTTCGATCGCGCCTCCAGCAGCGAGGATGTCTGGCACCTGGTCGGTGAAACCCTCACTGTGCTTTTCGATCTACCACGCGCCGGGGTGATCCTCACCGGGGCGCGCGAACCCAGGCCGGCATTGCGATGCCTGGGGCAATGGCTGGAAAATCCCGTGCCCCTGAGCGACGAGCAAATCAGCCTGCTGCTCGGCGCCGGGAACCAACGCCGCTTTTACCTCGAGGATGAAGACAGCCTCAAAACATTGCCTCAAGTCAAGGGCGACCTCGTCCACTGCCTGTCCCTGATGGCCGCGGATCAGTCGCGCGGCACCCTGGCCATCTTCGATGCCGATCTGGCACCGCGCGATCTGCTGCTCATCGAGCTGCTGGCCGGGCGCGCCGCCATGCGTCTGACGCGCCTGGAACAGGAGCGCGAGCAACAACTTGAGGCCGGCATCTCCGCGCAGATTATTCAGATGATCAGCGACCTCTCGCTGCTCGACCGGCGCGAGGTTCTTTTCCAGCGTATTCTTGATCTGTCAGCGGAGTTGCTGTGCGCCTCCAAAGGCTCGCTGATGGTCCTCGACGAAGATGGAGAGAACCTCTATATCGCCGCCGGGCGCGGCATGAATCCGGAACTGGCGCGCAACATGAAGGTGCGCGTCGGTCACGGCATCGCCGGACGGGTGGTGAGCAACGGGCATCCCCTGCTGGTCAATGATATCGAGAAAGACGACCGGATTCGCTCCACCAACCGCCCACGCTTTCGCACCAAGTCCTTCATCAGCATTCCCCTCAAGGTCCAGGGCGAAATCTTTGCGGTTCTCAACCTCTCCGACAAGGAAAGCCAGGCGTGTTTCGATGACACCGATCTGCGCATGCTCTGCTCCTTCGCACCGCATTTCTCCGCCCTCATCGAGCGCACCGCGTCCCTGGAACGTGCCGCCGCCATGGAGGAGCTCTCCATTACCGACCCCCTGACGAGTCTCTACAATCGTCGTTTCCTGGAACGACGCCTGGAGGAGGAAATCAGCCGCAGCCTGCGCCAGAACCTCTCGCTCACCCTGGTCATGCTCGATCTCGACAACTTCAAGCACTACAACGATTTGTGCGGACATCTCGCCGGCGACAAGGCCCTCAAGCGGACCGCGCGCATCTTGCGTCACTCGGCCCGGGAGATGGATATCGTGACCCGCTTCGGCGGGGAGGAATTCTGCATTCTGCTGCCGGGAACCTCGAAAAAGGAGTCGCTGCTGGTGGCCGAACGCATTCGCCACGCCATCGAGAAGGAAAGCTACCTGCGCGAGCAGGATCTGCCCTCGGGAAAGCTCACCGCCAGCATGGGCATCGCCTCTTTCCCCGGCGACGGCAACACCCCGCGCACCCTGATCAATGCCGCCGACATCGCCCTGTATCGCGCCAAGAGCGAGGGGCGCAACCGCTCGGTGCTGTTCGACCTCTCCCTGCGCGCCGACCAGGCGTCATCCGCCTGA